In the Grimontia kaedaensis genome, one interval contains:
- the exaC gene encoding acetaldehyde dehydrogenase ExaC — translation MIYAKPNTDGAVVNFKARYANYIGGDWIPPVKGQYFTDTSPCTGDPIAEIPRSTSEDIELALDAAHSAKATWGATSVTERANILLKIADRIEANLEYLAVAETWENGKAVRETLAADIPLCVDHFRYFAGAIRAQEGSAAEIDSNTVAYHIHEPLGVVGQIIPWNFPLLMAAWKLAPALAAGNCIVLKPAEQTPTTILLLMEIIGDLLPPGVLNVVNGMGPEAGQALATSDRIAKIAFTGSTAIGNHVLRCAADNLIPSTVELGGKSPNIYFEDVMQQEDEFISKAVEGCVLAFFNQGEVCTCPSRLLVQESIYEDFIAKVIERAKAIKHGNPLDTETQVGAQASNEQFEKIKGYFDIGRAEGAEVLIGGDAADFGGGYYIQPTILKGENHMRVFQEEIFGPVVSVVTFKDEAEALAIANDTEYGLGAGLWTRDINRAYRVGRAIEAGRVWTNCYHLYPAHAAFGGYKKSGIGRETHKMMLDHYQQTKNLLVSYDINPLGFF, via the coding sequence ATGATTTACGCAAAACCAAATACCGACGGAGCCGTCGTAAACTTTAAGGCGCGTTATGCAAACTACATCGGTGGTGATTGGATTCCGCCAGTCAAGGGACAGTACTTCACGGACACCTCGCCTTGTACAGGTGATCCCATCGCTGAAATCCCGCGCTCAACCTCAGAAGACATCGAGCTCGCGCTGGACGCCGCCCATTCGGCAAAAGCTACTTGGGGCGCAACTTCGGTCACTGAGCGTGCCAACATCCTGCTTAAAATCGCTGACCGCATCGAAGCCAACCTCGAATATCTGGCCGTGGCAGAAACCTGGGAGAACGGCAAAGCAGTGCGCGAAACCCTTGCCGCTGACATTCCGCTTTGTGTCGACCATTTCCGCTACTTCGCCGGCGCGATTAGGGCGCAAGAGGGCTCTGCGGCTGAAATTGACTCCAATACCGTGGCCTACCATATCCATGAGCCACTTGGTGTAGTCGGTCAAATCATTCCTTGGAACTTCCCACTGCTGATGGCAGCGTGGAAACTCGCACCGGCGCTGGCTGCAGGTAACTGTATTGTTCTGAAACCCGCTGAGCAAACCCCAACTACCATTTTGCTGCTGATGGAAATCATCGGTGATCTGTTGCCACCGGGTGTTCTGAATGTCGTGAACGGCATGGGTCCAGAAGCCGGTCAGGCACTGGCCACCTCAGACCGCATTGCGAAAATCGCATTCACCGGTTCAACCGCAATCGGTAACCACGTACTGCGCTGCGCCGCTGACAATCTGATCCCATCTACGGTTGAGCTGGGCGGTAAGTCGCCAAACATCTACTTCGAAGACGTGATGCAGCAAGAAGACGAGTTCATCAGCAAAGCCGTAGAAGGTTGTGTGCTGGCGTTCTTCAACCAAGGCGAAGTATGTACTTGTCCTTCACGCCTGCTGGTTCAGGAAAGCATCTACGAGGACTTCATTGCCAAAGTGATTGAGCGTGCGAAAGCCATCAAACACGGTAACCCGCTGGATACCGAAACTCAGGTGGGTGCGCAGGCTTCTAATGAGCAGTTTGAGAAAATCAAAGGTTACTTCGACATTGGCCGTGCGGAAGGTGCTGAAGTGTTGATTGGTGGTGATGCCGCGGACTTCGGTGGTGGTTATTACATCCAGCCAACCATCCTGAAAGGTGAAAACCACATGCGCGTATTCCAGGAAGAGATCTTCGGGCCGGTTGTGAGCGTGGTGACCTTTAAAGATGAGGCGGAAGCGCTGGCGATTGCCAACGACACAGAATACGGCTTAGGTGCCGGTCTGTGGACCCGTGACATCAACCGCGCTTATCGCGTTGGTCGTGCAATTGAAGCCGGTCGTGTCTGGACGAACTGTTACCACCTGTATCCGGCGCACGCTGCGTTCGGTGGCTACAAGAAATCCGGTATCGGCCGTGAAACCCATAAGATGATGCTCGACCATTACCAGCAAACGAAGAACCTGCTGGTGAGCTACGACATCAACCCATTGGGTTTCTTCTAA
- a CDS encoding PQQ-dependent methanol/ethanol family dehydrogenase, translated as MTIKSFKRCGLYAALSLAMTASPVYAGVTDKDILADQETTEDVVTYGLGLRGQRYSPMDTINRETVKEIRPVWAFSLGGEKQRGQESQPMVKDGVMYITGSYSRVFAIDAKTGEELWQYDARLPDGIMPCCDVINRGVALYDDLVIFGTLDAKLVALDAKTGKTRWKKTVDNYQDGYSITAAPIVVKGKVITGVSGGEFGIVGKVRAYDAKTGKLVWERPTVEGHMGYVWKDGKKTENGISGGAPGKTWPADLWKSGGAAPWLGGTYDADTDLLFFGTGNPAPWNSHMRPGDNLFSSSRLAIDPDDGKIVWHFQTTPHDGWDFDGVNELIAFDYTENGKKVKAAATADRNGFFYVLDRTNGDFIRGFPFVNEISWATGLDDKGRPLYVKDNRPGDPSGDKQGKTVEAVPSFLGGKNWMPMAYSPDTGLFYVPANEWKMDIWNEPVAYKKGAAYLGAGFTIRTLNDEYIGALRAYDPKTGERVWEYKNYAPLWGGVMTTAGGLVFTGNPEGYLMAFDDKTGELLYKFNTGSGIVGSPVTWEMDGEQYVSVLSGWGGAVPLWGGDVAKRVKDFNQGGMVWTFKLPKS; from the coding sequence ATGACAATTAAGTCATTTAAACGTTGCGGACTCTATGCCGCACTCTCGCTCGCGATGACGGCTTCGCCCGTTTACGCGGGTGTCACGGACAAAGACATCCTCGCCGATCAGGAGACCACAGAGGACGTGGTGACTTATGGTCTTGGGCTTCGTGGTCAGCGCTACAGCCCGATGGACACCATCAACCGCGAGACGGTCAAAGAAATCCGTCCTGTGTGGGCCTTCTCTCTCGGTGGGGAAAAACAGCGTGGTCAGGAAAGCCAGCCCATGGTCAAAGACGGCGTTATGTACATCACGGGCTCCTATTCCCGCGTGTTCGCGATTGATGCGAAAACCGGTGAAGAGCTGTGGCAATACGACGCGCGCCTGCCGGATGGCATCATGCCCTGTTGTGACGTGATTAACCGTGGTGTCGCGCTTTACGACGATTTGGTTATCTTCGGTACGCTGGACGCCAAGCTTGTGGCGCTGGATGCGAAAACCGGTAAAACCCGCTGGAAAAAAACCGTTGATAATTACCAGGATGGCTACTCCATCACTGCGGCACCCATTGTGGTGAAAGGCAAAGTGATCACCGGTGTATCAGGCGGTGAGTTTGGTATCGTGGGTAAGGTGAGAGCTTATGACGCAAAAACCGGTAAGTTGGTCTGGGAACGTCCAACGGTCGAGGGCCACATGGGCTACGTCTGGAAAGACGGTAAGAAAACTGAAAACGGGATCTCGGGCGGTGCGCCAGGGAAAACCTGGCCAGCAGACCTCTGGAAAAGCGGCGGCGCAGCACCTTGGCTAGGTGGTACTTATGATGCCGACACTGACCTTTTATTCTTCGGCACGGGTAACCCTGCGCCTTGGAACTCTCACATGCGTCCGGGCGACAACCTCTTCTCTTCTTCACGTCTCGCGATCGACCCGGATGACGGCAAAATTGTCTGGCACTTCCAGACCACGCCGCACGATGGATGGGATTTCGACGGTGTGAACGAGCTGATTGCGTTTGATTACACCGAAAACGGCAAGAAAGTGAAAGCGGCTGCAACCGCTGACCGTAACGGTTTCTTCTATGTGCTTGATCGCACTAATGGAGACTTCATCCGCGGCTTCCCGTTCGTGAATGAAATCAGTTGGGCGACGGGGCTTGATGACAAAGGCCGTCCGCTTTACGTCAAAGACAACCGTCCCGGAGACCCTTCCGGTGATAAGCAAGGCAAAACGGTAGAGGCAGTCCCTTCCTTCCTCGGAGGGAAAAACTGGATGCCAATGGCATACAGCCCAGATACCGGCCTCTTCTATGTGCCTGCCAATGAATGGAAAATGGATATCTGGAATGAGCCCGTCGCCTACAAAAAAGGCGCGGCTTACCTCGGTGCGGGCTTTACCATCAGAACACTCAATGATGAGTACATTGGCGCACTACGTGCTTACGATCCGAAGACCGGCGAGCGTGTCTGGGAATACAAAAACTACGCGCCACTGTGGGGCGGTGTGATGACCACGGCAGGTGGTCTGGTGTTCACGGGTAACCCGGAAGGCTATCTGATGGCCTTCGATGACAAGACTGGCGAGCTGCTTTACAAGTTCAACACTGGCTCTGGCATCGTGGGCAGCCCTGTGACCTGGGAAATGGACGGTGAGCAGTATGTGTCCGTGCTTTCCGGTTGGGGCGGTGCCGTGCCGCTTTGGGGGGGGGACGTGGCCAAACGCGTCAAAGACTTCAACCAGGGTGGCATGGTCTGGACCTTTAAGCTGCCGAAAAGCTGA
- a CDS encoding substrate-binding periplasmic protein, with translation MKLVTVIRTLCLLLCMALTAPSQALSFDDIQARGVIAIAVYNDFPPYSFKDENGNPAGIDVELAKALAKGLDVELDLRWMTPDETVEDDMRNYLWKGMNLTSEDGQRVKADVMLRVPYDREFAMKRDDIGHPAHELVHMFAPYQQERWLMAFDAAKLDRPQTAARFMYHPVGVEVDTVPQFFVTTAYGGRFREKSRTYPSTPDAFQALNDGEVSIVMGTASQLEWLHHNNKKPQANEQLTELAFPLLGRSEWELGIAVHSNYRQLAYALEDIVMVHINNGDFVRWGEQFGVDFKLPERFRPEPDVADEGAIAQTP, from the coding sequence ATGAAGTTGGTCACTGTCATTCGGACACTTTGCTTGCTGCTATGCATGGCGCTGACTGCGCCATCCCAGGCGCTTTCCTTTGACGATATTCAAGCCCGCGGCGTGATTGCCATTGCGGTCTACAACGATTTCCCGCCGTACTCGTTCAAGGATGAGAATGGAAATCCGGCGGGCATTGATGTCGAGCTTGCTAAAGCACTCGCTAAGGGGCTGGATGTCGAACTCGACCTTCGCTGGATGACGCCAGACGAAACGGTCGAAGATGACATGCGCAACTACCTTTGGAAGGGGATGAATCTTACCAGCGAAGACGGCCAGCGGGTGAAAGCCGACGTGATGCTACGGGTGCCGTATGACCGTGAATTTGCGATGAAACGTGACGATATCGGTCATCCCGCGCATGAACTGGTACATATGTTCGCACCCTACCAGCAAGAGCGTTGGTTGATGGCTTTCGATGCGGCCAAGCTCGACAGACCACAAACTGCCGCCCGTTTTATGTATCACCCGGTGGGTGTTGAAGTGGACACGGTTCCCCAGTTCTTCGTGACCACGGCCTATGGCGGACGTTTCCGCGAAAAAAGCCGCACTTATCCCTCTACCCCCGACGCTTTTCAAGCGCTCAACGATGGCGAAGTTTCTATCGTCATGGGCACTGCTTCGCAGCTGGAATGGCTGCATCACAACAACAAAAAGCCGCAAGCCAACGAGCAACTCACTGAGCTCGCGTTCCCACTTCTGGGGCGCAGCGAATGGGAGCTCGGTATTGCGGTGCACTCGAACTACCGTCAATTGGCCTACGCACTGGAAGACATTGTGATGGTTCATATCAACAACGGCGACTTTGTCCGGTGGGGTGAGCAGTTCGGGGTGGATTTCAAACTCCCTGAACGCTTCCGCCCTGAGCCTGATGTCGCCGATGAAGGGGCTATTGCACAGACACCGTAA
- the pedF gene encoding cytochrome c-550 PedF, whose product MEKVERNICILTTVALVSVLSTQLAFAHGDVTPQSIDTSTIPTLGQEWSETNPYRELDGDVKVEIERLGASAYNQNCARCHGLEGISGGIAPDLRMLEPDYDGDEWYVYRVQNGAVRNGAVYMPKMTEHLNQEALWAIRTWLESVAPDNG is encoded by the coding sequence ATGGAAAAGGTTGAACGTAATATTTGTATTCTGACTACCGTGGCACTGGTTTCTGTGCTGAGTACCCAACTGGCATTCGCCCACGGGGATGTCACCCCACAATCCATTGATACCTCCACCATTCCCACGCTTGGACAAGAGTGGTCTGAGACCAACCCTTACCGAGAGCTGGATGGTGATGTGAAAGTGGAAATTGAGCGCTTGGGTGCATCGGCCTACAACCAGAACTGTGCACGATGCCATGGTCTTGAAGGCATTTCGGGCGGTATCGCGCCAGACCTTCGCATGCTCGAGCCGGACTATGACGGTGACGAGTGGTATGTCTATCGTGTTCAGAATGGGGCGGTTCGAAATGGTGCGGTTTACATGCCGAAAATGACCGAACACCTCAACCAGGAAGCACTTTGGGCGATCCGCACCTGGCTGGAATCTGTGGCACCGGATAACGGTTAA
- a CDS encoding ABC transporter substrate-binding protein codes for MDKAIRQIKTIYYTTSLLVFLSWLPFSSHASVEVEIGLLRVPVETTTAVPDYLAEPESNGEAGAELAVNDANGTGKFLGQKYSFRAATNDDIDVLNTTAKAWYDEGVRYFLADLDTSSLQAIRKALPEDALLFNIGNQDDALRRDVCLSNTLQTALSYTMRADALAQWMRVRRLNNAFLVSGVSDADKAYLSAVKNVFKKYNLKVVEEKVWNFDTDLRRTASAELPLFTQADDYDLVLVIDEGNLFGQHLPYNTWLPRPVIGTHGLRADGWHYVIEQWGAIQLQNRFTKQFDRPMTAKDYAGWVAVRSINEAVTVLNKGDVKTVLPFIMSDKFQLAAYKGRKLTYRPWNGQLRQTVPLFDSQALVASAPFEGFLHPRNELDSLGIDEAQSQCRQF; via the coding sequence ATGGATAAAGCAATAAGACAAATTAAAACAATATATTACACCACTTCACTGCTGGTATTCCTTAGCTGGCTACCTTTCTCTTCCCATGCATCAGTTGAGGTGGAGATAGGGCTGTTGAGAGTACCGGTTGAAACCACCACTGCTGTTCCGGACTACCTTGCTGAGCCGGAAAGCAATGGAGAAGCAGGGGCAGAGCTCGCGGTGAATGATGCCAACGGCACAGGGAAATTTCTGGGGCAAAAATATTCATTTCGAGCGGCAACCAACGACGATATTGACGTGCTGAATACCACCGCGAAAGCCTGGTATGACGAAGGGGTGAGATATTTTCTTGCCGACCTCGACACATCTTCTTTACAAGCGATCCGTAAAGCACTACCGGAGGATGCGCTGCTGTTTAACATCGGCAATCAGGACGATGCATTAAGACGCGATGTTTGTCTCTCGAACACTCTGCAAACTGCACTTAGCTATACCATGCGCGCTGACGCCCTTGCGCAGTGGATGCGGGTTCGCCGCCTTAATAACGCCTTCTTGGTCTCCGGTGTATCAGACGCTGATAAGGCTTATCTTTCCGCAGTGAAAAACGTATTCAAGAAGTACAACCTCAAAGTCGTCGAAGAGAAAGTCTGGAATTTTGATACTGACCTTCGCCGCACTGCTTCAGCAGAACTTCCACTTTTCACCCAGGCAGATGACTACGACTTGGTGTTGGTGATTGATGAGGGCAACCTGTTCGGTCAACACCTACCCTACAACACCTGGCTTCCCCGCCCTGTGATCGGCACACATGGTCTGCGGGCCGACGGCTGGCATTACGTCATCGAGCAATGGGGTGCGATCCAGCTTCAGAACCGCTTTACCAAGCAATTCGACCGCCCAATGACGGCCAAAGACTACGCAGGATGGGTGGCCGTTCGCTCCATTAATGAAGCGGTGACCGTGCTCAACAAAGGCGATGTGAAAACTGTTTTGCCTTTCATCATGAGCGACAAATTCCAGCTTGCGGCCTATAAGGGTCGAAAGCTGACCTACCGACCATGGAACGGTCAACTCCGTCAAACCGTGCCTTTGTTTGACTCGCAAGCACTGGTGGCAAGCGCCCCATTTGAGGGTTTCCTTCATCCACGTAACGAGCTTGATTCGCTCGGTATCGATGAAGCACAGAGCCAATGCCGCCAGTTTTAA
- a CDS encoding PQQ-dependent catabolism-associated beta-propeller protein produces MNYSKSILAVIFSALLSTPALAKEVAYVANEKDDTVSVIDMDTMEVIDTIEVGDRPRGVELSKDGTKLFICASESDTVQILDLATNTIVGDLPSGDDPELFALHPDGNRLYIANEDDALMTVVDIPSSSVIAQVEVGVEPEGVAVSPDGKIAIITSETSNMAHWIDTQSNQMVHNTLVDARPRYAEFTPSGEQLWVSAEIGGTVAVIDTDTKEIIKKIGFAPKGVHKDKVQPVGVKITADGKTAFVALGPANHVAVVNTETLEVEDYLLVGRRVWQMAFNGEQDKLLATNGVSGDVSIIDVPNRKVVKTVKVGRYPWGVAVGQAE; encoded by the coding sequence ATGAATTATTCGAAATCGATTCTCGCCGTGATCTTCTCGGCGCTATTATCCACTCCCGCTTTGGCAAAGGAGGTGGCTTATGTGGCAAACGAAAAGGATGACACCGTCAGTGTGATAGACATGGACACGATGGAAGTGATTGACACCATTGAGGTGGGTGATCGGCCCCGCGGTGTGGAACTCAGTAAAGACGGTACCAAACTGTTTATCTGTGCCAGTGAATCCGACACCGTACAAATTCTCGACCTTGCCACCAACACCATTGTTGGCGACCTTCCTTCTGGCGATGATCCTGAGCTCTTTGCCCTGCATCCTGATGGCAACCGCCTATACATTGCTAACGAAGACGACGCCCTGATGACAGTGGTCGATATCCCAAGCTCCAGCGTGATCGCTCAGGTGGAAGTGGGTGTTGAGCCAGAAGGCGTAGCCGTGAGCCCAGATGGAAAAATCGCCATCATCACCTCTGAAACCTCCAACATGGCGCACTGGATTGATACCCAATCTAACCAGATGGTGCATAACACTTTGGTTGATGCCCGCCCGCGTTACGCTGAATTTACGCCAAGCGGTGAGCAGCTTTGGGTAAGTGCTGAAATTGGCGGCACGGTAGCGGTGATCGATACCGACACCAAAGAAATCATCAAGAAAATCGGTTTTGCGCCGAAAGGCGTCCACAAAGACAAAGTGCAACCGGTCGGTGTGAAAATCACGGCGGATGGCAAAACTGCATTTGTCGCATTGGGACCAGCAAACCATGTTGCCGTCGTTAATACTGAGACCTTGGAAGTGGAAGATTATCTTTTGGTTGGGCGCCGCGTGTGGCAAATGGCCTTCAACGGCGAACAGGACAAATTGCTGGCGACAAATGGCGTGAGTGGCGACGTGTCGATCATTGACGTTCCGAACCGCAAGGTGGTGAAAACCGTCAAAGTGGGTCGCTATCCCTGGGGAGTGGCTGTTGGTCAAGCGGAATAA
- a CDS encoding ATP-binding cassette domain-containing protein — protein MIEVSGLSHNYGSRCALSDLSFTLGRGLHMLLGPNGAGKSTLFSLLTRLTPLQQGEIALLGEVPSRQTMAKLGMVFQQNTLDLDLTVGQNLSYYGALHGYSKKQSLEKAEPLLTHFSLTDRINDKVRTLNGGHRRRTELVRSLMHSPSILLLDEPTSGLDPKARASLSEAVRSLCEQQPLCVLWATHLIEEVDDHDDVLILHRGTLRAHNKASELRSLHQHPTLTKVFATLTSDNEGDGR, from the coding sequence ATGATTGAAGTTTCCGGTTTGTCTCACAACTATGGTTCGCGCTGCGCCCTGAGCGATCTCTCCTTTACGCTTGGGCGCGGCCTTCATATGCTTCTTGGCCCAAATGGTGCTGGGAAAAGCACCCTGTTTTCCTTGCTCACCCGTTTAACGCCGCTCCAACAGGGCGAAATCGCTTTGCTAGGAGAAGTACCATCCCGCCAGACCATGGCGAAGCTCGGCATGGTGTTCCAGCAAAACACCCTCGATCTCGATTTAACCGTAGGCCAAAACCTCAGTTATTACGGCGCGCTTCATGGCTACAGCAAAAAACAGAGCCTCGAAAAAGCTGAGCCTCTTTTGACGCATTTTTCCCTTACTGACCGCATAAACGATAAAGTCCGCACCTTAAATGGCGGGCATCGGCGTCGCACCGAACTTGTCCGTTCATTAATGCATTCACCCTCTATTTTGTTGTTGGATGAACCCACCAGCGGGCTAGATCCTAAAGCAAGGGCTTCACTGTCTGAAGCAGTAAGAAGCCTTTGCGAGCAACAGCCATTATGTGTGCTCTGGGCAACTCATCTGATTGAGGAAGTGGATGACCATGATGATGTATTGATTCTGCATCGCGGCACCTTAAGAGCGCACAACAAGGCCAGTGAACTCAGATCCTTGCACCAGCATCCCACGCTTACGAAAGTCTTCGCCACCCTGACCTCAGATAACGAGGGGGACGGCCGATGA
- a CDS encoding ABC transporter permease: protein MSYWYAFVGICYREWLRFFSQRARFAASLVRPLLWLVVFAAGFRAALGIAIMEPYATYINYEEYILPGLCAMILLFNGMQSSLSIVYDREMGSIKVLLTSPLPRPFLLLSKQIASALVSVLQVGAFLVIAALYDRPLDPMGYVLVIPTLFLVALMLSALGIVIASRIKQLENFAGVMNFVIFPMFFLSSALYPLWKMQEASIWLYEICRFNPFTFGVELIRFSLYQQLNITALLVVTGCTLAFVILAVAGFQPVKEQGKPGGKP from the coding sequence ATGAGCTATTGGTATGCGTTTGTCGGGATTTGCTATCGCGAATGGCTGCGTTTTTTCTCCCAACGGGCCAGGTTTGCAGCAAGCCTTGTCAGGCCACTTTTGTGGCTCGTCGTATTTGCGGCAGGTTTCAGGGCAGCGCTTGGAATTGCCATCATGGAGCCCTACGCCACTTACATCAATTACGAGGAATATATCCTGCCCGGTCTTTGCGCCATGATTTTGCTGTTCAATGGCATGCAAAGCTCACTGTCGATTGTCTATGACCGGGAAATGGGCAGCATCAAGGTGCTTTTGACCAGCCCACTGCCGCGCCCTTTTTTGCTGCTTTCCAAACAAATCGCCAGCGCTTTGGTGAGTGTGCTTCAGGTCGGTGCCTTTTTGGTGATTGCTGCGTTGTATGATAGGCCACTGGATCCCATGGGTTATGTGCTGGTGATCCCCACCCTTTTCCTCGTCGCCTTGATGCTGAGCGCCTTGGGCATTGTCATCGCCTCACGCATCAAACAACTGGAGAATTTCGCCGGGGTGATGAACTTTGTCATCTTCCCGATGTTTTTCCTTTCTTCGGCGCTGTATCCACTTTGGAAAATGCAGGAAGCGAGCATCTGGCTGTATGAAATCTGCCGTTTCAACCCCTTTACCTTTGGCGTGGAACTCATCCGGTTTTCGCTGTATCAGCAATTGAATATCACCGCCCTACTGGTGGTGACTGGCTGTACACTAGCGTTTGTGATTCTCGCCGTCGCCGGTTTCCAACCTGTGAAAGAACAAGGAAAACCTGGCGGAAAACCGTAA
- a CDS encoding TIGR04219 family outer membrane beta-barrel protein, protein MKKLNLSLVALAVAGSFAMPAQAAVLLGAKAGADAWYADAKVNDVRADDTNVQGSYYAAFEHFIPLVPNAKIRYTGVNSKGETTPKVEFTQYDLIAYYEILDNDLISFDIGLNLQKFDGCFGNNDFDEWQPAVYSDVRLGIPATPVSLFGTFSFGSYDDTSTVDAEAGVLFTLGLVAADLNFKAGYRVQDYDFAYFNTPGKFYNDGFFGGVEFNF, encoded by the coding sequence ATGAAAAAACTAAACCTTTCTCTTGTTGCACTTGCCGTAGCTGGATCATTTGCAATGCCTGCACAGGCAGCTGTGCTTTTAGGGGCTAAAGCGGGTGCTGATGCATGGTATGCAGATGCGAAAGTCAATGATGTCCGCGCAGATGATACTAACGTTCAAGGTTCTTACTACGCCGCTTTCGAACACTTTATTCCACTCGTGCCTAATGCGAAAATCCGTTATACCGGTGTTAATTCGAAAGGCGAGACCACTCCAAAGGTTGAGTTCACTCAGTACGATTTGATCGCTTATTACGAGATCTTGGACAACGACTTGATCTCCTTCGATATCGGCTTAAACCTACAAAAATTCGATGGTTGTTTTGGTAATAATGACTTCGATGAGTGGCAGCCAGCGGTTTACTCTGATGTGCGTCTGGGCATTCCAGCAACCCCAGTTTCTCTGTTTGGTACCTTTAGCTTTGGTAGCTACGACGACACCAGCACCGTTGATGCAGAAGCGGGTGTGCTCTTTACTCTGGGTCTAGTTGCCGCTGATCTGAACTTCAAAGCGGGTTACCGCGTTCAGGATTACGATTTTGCTTACTTTAATACCCCAGGTAAGTTCTATAACGACGGTTTCTTCGGTGGCGTAGAGTTCAACTTCTAA
- the pspG gene encoding envelope stress response protein PspG → MIEFLFIVGFTIALLATGISFLGIVAAIAVGFIVMALAGMIGLVFKMLPWILLAAVIVWLLKGRDKTASQARDYCYKRSRRYHRARRY, encoded by the coding sequence ATGATCGAGTTTCTGTTTATTGTTGGTTTTACGATTGCACTGTTAGCAACGGGTATCAGCTTTCTGGGTATTGTCGCTGCAATAGCGGTGGGATTTATCGTGATGGCACTGGCAGGTATGATTGGCCTGGTATTCAAAATGCTGCCATGGATTTTGTTGGCTGCGGTGATTGTCTGGTTGCTCAAAGGCCGTGATAAAACAGCTTCACAAGCGCGCGATTACTGCTATAAACGCTCACGCCGTTACCATCGAGCACGTCGATACTAA
- the dusA gene encoding tRNA dihydrouridine(20/20a) synthase DusA, translating into MLNETTDIQNSSSGVVSEGVSYPSARFSVAPMLDWTDRHCRYFHRILSKNALLYTEMVTTGAIIHGKGDFLAFNEEEHPVALQLGGSNPMDLATCAKLAVERGYDEINLNVGCPSDRVQNGRFGACLMGEAELVAQCVSAMKEVVDIPVTVKTRIGIDDQDSYEFLVDFVRTVSEKGGCDNFTIHARKAWLSGLSPKENREIPPLDYPRVYQLKKDFPHLTMAINGGIKSLEEAEEHLKYLDGVMIGREAYQSPYMLAEVDNCLFGGDAPIIKRSDAVKAMFPYIEAELSKGTYLNHISRHMLGLFQNMPGARQWRRYISENAHKPGSGVEVLEAALAKIPAHLDV; encoded by the coding sequence ATGCTGAACGAAACAACTGACATCCAAAACTCATCATCAGGCGTTGTGTCTGAGGGTGTGTCCTACCCGTCAGCGCGCTTCAGTGTGGCTCCGATGCTGGATTGGACTGACCGCCACTGCCGCTACTTCCACCGTATTCTGTCTAAGAACGCTTTGCTGTACACCGAGATGGTCACCACGGGTGCCATCATTCACGGCAAAGGTGACTTTCTGGCGTTTAACGAAGAAGAGCATCCTGTCGCGCTGCAACTGGGTGGCTCAAACCCTATGGATTTGGCGACCTGCGCCAAACTGGCTGTCGAACGCGGCTATGATGAAATCAACCTTAACGTGGGTTGTCCGTCTGATCGCGTTCAAAATGGTCGTTTCGGTGCTTGCCTGATGGGCGAAGCGGAACTGGTAGCGCAATGCGTATCGGCAATGAAAGAAGTGGTTGATATTCCGGTCACCGTAAAAACCCGCATCGGTATCGATGATCAGGACAGCTATGAGTTTCTGGTCGATTTCGTGCGCACAGTGAGCGAGAAAGGCGGCTGTGATAACTTCACGATTCACGCCCGAAAAGCGTGGCTTTCTGGCCTTAGCCCGAAAGAGAACCGTGAAATTCCGCCACTGGATTACCCACGCGTTTACCAACTTAAGAAAGACTTTCCGCACCTGACCATGGCGATCAACGGTGGTATTAAATCTCTGGAAGAAGCGGAAGAGCATCTGAAGTATCTAGATGGCGTAATGATTGGCCGTGAGGCTTACCAAAGCCCGTACATGCTGGCAGAAGTGGATAACTGCCTTTTTGGTGGTGATGCACCAATCATCAAACGCAGTGATGCTGTAAAAGCCATGTTCCCTTACATTGAAGCGGAACTGAGTAAGGGCACTTACCTGAATCATATTAGCCGTCACATGCTGGGCTTGTTCCAAAACATGCCAGGTGCTCGTCAATGGCGTCGATACATCAGTGAAAATGCGCACAAACCAGGCTCAGGCGTTGAAGTGCTGGAAGCCGCACTGGCGAAAATCCCCGCACATCTGGATGTGTAA
- a CDS encoding DUF2024 family protein: MAIHVYDTYATSSSGKILHFDVLLREKSDELAVKYAKAWLAEIGEADAMVKSGNCAFCHTTADLPQFDSEIDEKGYAIYKLEGCPV; this comes from the coding sequence ATGGCAATACATGTTTACGACACCTACGCGACCTCATCTTCTGGGAAAATCCTACACTTTGATGTGTTGCTTCGGGAGAAAAGCGATGAGTTAGCGGTGAAATATGCTAAAGCTTGGCTGGCTGAGATTGGCGAGGCGGATGCCATGGTAAAATCTGGCAACTGTGCTTTTTGCCACACCACCGCTGACTTGCCTCAGTTTGATAGCGAGATCGATGAAAAAGGGTACGCGATATACAAACTGGAAGGGTGCCCTGTGTGA